The following are encoded in a window of Streptomyces sp. Go-475 genomic DNA:
- a CDS encoding histone deacetylase, whose translation MPSRSISIELNGAMYFATESPVWGGGRAFYDPSADGRVLARAHLVSATQFSDIAAQEMYREPGECLDLAEVIASGRSVLGDGRYETLVCAGQVEGLPVLTFTAPWSMSDVSWNPPSAAYVRYLAAGLLSADTWDLEAVASYVAACPGATGHWSVQDVIDLISDDSS comes from the coding sequence ATGCCCTCCCGATCCATCTCGATCGAGCTGAACGGTGCGATGTACTTCGCCACCGAGTCCCCCGTGTGGGGAGGTGGCAGGGCCTTCTACGACCCGTCAGCGGATGGACGCGTGTTGGCAAGAGCGCACCTGGTCTCGGCCACCCAGTTTTCTGATATCGCAGCTCAGGAGATGTACCGGGAGCCTGGTGAGTGCCTCGATCTCGCAGAAGTGATTGCTAGCGGCCGGTCGGTGCTGGGGGATGGCCGCTACGAAACCCTCGTCTGCGCTGGGCAAGTTGAGGGCTTGCCCGTGCTCACGTTCACCGCTCCCTGGAGCATGAGCGACGTGTCATGGAACCCACCGTCCGCCGCATACGTGCGCTATCTGGCCGCAGGTCTCCTGTCTGCGGACACCTGGGACCTTGAGGCAGTCGCTTCATACGTGGCGGCCTGCCCCGGGGCGACCGGTCATTGGTCAGTCCAGGATGTAATCGACCTGATCAGTGATGACAGCAGCTAG